One genomic window of Leopardus geoffroyi isolate Oge1 chromosome C3, O.geoffroyi_Oge1_pat1.0, whole genome shotgun sequence includes the following:
- the MYOCOS gene encoding myocilin opposite strand protein translates to MARKSTTDHDNNLLYGGDLGSKVSRRRVTVAPREERFTKKSDEAREMISNLDLEQVRSSRAGPTIPPAAPSLPAEDHKG, encoded by the exons ATGGCTCGGAAAAGCACGACAGACCACGACAATAACCTACTTTACGGAGGAGACCTAGGCTCCAAGGTGAGCAGGCGCAGGGTCACCGTGGCCCCCAG AGAAGAGAGATTTACCAAGAAAAGTGATGAAGCCAGGGAGATGATTTCCAATCTGGATTTGGAACAAGTCCGTTCTAGCAGGGCGGGCCCTACGATACCCCCAGCCGCTCCCTCTCTTCCAGCGGAGGACCACAAGGGCTAA